The Poseidonibacter lekithochrous region GAAAATTATAAAAAGATAAATGCCAATTAATTCTATCTTTATTTAGTAACTTAGTGAATTCATATACTCCAAGCGCTGTTTGTTTGTCTTTTACTAAAATACCAGCATATAAAGCATGTATCCAATCTTTTACAATAGTTTGTTTTTGCTCTTTTAATAAGTAACTGTATTTGTCATAAATATCTAAGGCTTGTTTATTTTTATAATGAGCTAGTCTTAATGTTAAATAGAAATATCTAAGCTTTAAATATGATGATTTTACAGAATCAATTTTTTTACTAGCTTCGTTTATTAGTAAGTCTACATCTATTTTCTTTTCGTTTTTTTCTTTATTGTAATAATAGTTATTTGTAACTAGTTTTTCTTGTTTTTTTACAAATGATAGATAATCTAAGATTTCTTTGTTTTTAACTTTTTCAAGATTTTTTCTTTTATAAACAATTTCTTCAACTTCTTTAGAACTTAGTGTTTGGTCTAATTGTTTACTCCATTCACTAATATTTTCTTTTTTTGCTCTTTTTTCATAGTCCATATAAATTTCATTGTAAGTTTGAGAATCTTTTAAATTTCCAGAGAAGTTAGAAAAAGCTTGAGTTCTCTCTTCTAGAAATACAAATTGTTTATCATGATAACTCCAACCTGATGCACAAGCTAGTAGGGTGATTTGTATAAAAAGTATAAGAGTAGTTATTCTTAATATCATAGACTTTCCTTTAGTAATTGGCTTAAATTATATTTGTTTTTATATGAATATCTATAATAAATGATTTCATTAAAACTATCTACATTTAAAGAATAAAAATCTTTTATGGCTTCTTGTAAATCTTCATATTTAGAATCTTCAAATCTAAATAAATCATCTTTATAAATATATCTACCTTTAAAATAAGTACTTTTTTTGACTTTATAGATGTTTTCTGAAATTTTATCAAAATGGTTTTTGAAATCATCTTTTATTACTCCTTCAAAAATATCTAAAGGTTTTTTATCTCTAAACCAAATAGCTTGGGAGTATAAAGGAAGAGCTAGTTTTAATTTTAGTTTATATACATCAAAATTATAATGATACTTTTTTGCAATACTATTATCTAAAATAGAGTTTTTAGAGTTGAAATCTGTAATATCTGACATATTATAATACATCAATACTCCGTAATCCACAGGTGGTACGCCAGTCTTTTTAAAGTATTTGATTTGGTGTAATCTTATAGTTGCACTTATTGTTTTGTTTGTATCTTTTTTTAAAGCTTGTAATAAATTAAAATAATTAGATTTTGAAGTCAGTGACCAATCACAATCTATTTGTATCTCTTCAAAAGATGTATTTAGTCTTTTTATTTGTTTTAGAATAAGTTTTTCTATCTCTTTATAATCAACTTTTTTCATTGTTTCATTTGTAATATAAATTGTTGGAACAAAAGAGTTTTTAGGTTCTTTATTAAATTTTGTACTTACATATTCTAGTTTTTTAGAGAATGAAATATCAAGTACTTTTATATATAGTTTTTCATTTGTATTTTTTAAGTCATAGGTATTTTTCCAATGATAAAAACTATTTTGTATTTTTTTATCTTCGGTGAATAATATAGGAAATGAAATTATGATAATAAGTGAGAGAAAAAAAAGAAGTTTTTTCATAAAAAGCCTAATAATTATATTAGGAGTATTATAGTTTATTGGCTTTAAAATAAAGCTTATTTAGAATAAGCCTTATTTAGTTTCTTTTCTAGTAGTTTTTGTAGATATCCAAAACTTACAACTAAAGCCCAATAAACTAAGGCAACTGCTAAGAAACTTTCAAAATATTTGAAAGAACTAGATGCTTCTAGTTGTGCTTTTGCCATGATTTCTGGAACTCCAAGAGTAAAAGCTAATGATGTACTTTTTAATAAGTCAATAAAGTTATTCATTAAACTAGGAATGGCAACTCTTATTGCTTGAGGCAAGATTATATAGATAAATGTTTGAGTTTGTGACATACCTAATGATTCAGCAGCTTCAAACTGTCCTTTTTCAATAGATGATATAGCTCCTCTTATTGCTTCTGCCATGTAAGCAGAGAAGTGAAGAGATAATCCTAATATAGATGCTGTATAAGCATCTAAGCTAGAAAAAGAAGGGAAAATCTGAGGAAGACCATAATACAATAGGAATAATTGAACTAATAATGGAGTCCCTCTAAAAAATGAGATATATACATCAGCAATTTGTGATAGTACTTTTGTATTGAACGTCTTAATTATCGCGATTAGAACCGCGATAATTAGTGCAATAGCAGTAGAAATAAATGCCATGCTTAATGTAATATCTACATATTTTAATAAGATAGGGAATATCCCTAATGTATAATCTATATCGAATGTATTCATTATTTTTTTGTAATGTCTGTATTAAACCATTTCATAGAAATATTTTTTAATGTACCATCTGCTCTTAATTGATCAATTGCTTTATTTACATCATTTAATAATTCAGAACTTTTCTCATTTTTTAAGAATGGGAATGAATTAACTAATACTTTAATTGGCTCACCAACTAATTTAAGTGGTAAGTTTCCTTTTTTGATAGCTTCAACAGCAGAAGTTCTATCTTCGATATATGCGTCAATTCTTTTTAATTTTACATCTTGTTGGAAACCATTTCCTTCATATGTAATAATTTCAATTTCATTGTTTTTATCATAAGCTCTTACGATATCAGCATAATTAGTACCAAGTCCAACACCTAATTTCTTACCTTTTAAGTCATCTAAAGAAGAAATTTCTGCTGTTTCATTGTGTACAATAATTTGTGCACCATCATATACATAAGGCGTAGCAAAATTATATTTTTCAATTCTTTTGTCTGTCATAGTGATTTGATTTGAAATAGTATCTATTTTAGATGTTTCTAACATTCCGAATAAACCAGAGAATTTTGAAGTTTTAAATTCTATTTCAGAATTAAGTTTTTCTCCAATTGCATTCCAAACGTCAATTTCGAAACCTTGTAGTTTATCATTTTCAAAGTATGTAAATGGATAATATCCACCTGATGTTCCTACTTTAATGATTTTTGTATTTTCTGTACTTGTTGCATCTTTTGAGTCACAAGCTACAAATAATAAAGATAGCATAGTAATAAAAGCTAAAGTTATCTTTTTCATAATAATCCTTTATATATAAATATTTGCCGTACTTTTACATATTTTAAATTAATTACTACTTACTAGTCAAGTATTTTTAACTAAAATGCATTAACTTTTTTTATTCTGTTCTTTTTTAGCCATTCTTCTTGCATATTCTTCATTTTTTTCTGAGAAGTTTTTTTTGTATATTTACTTTTTGTATGAGATGTTGCTTCATCTCCTTCTTTATATGTATAGTTTAAATTTAAAGAACTAAGATCAATTGCTTTTTTTGCTCTTGTTGCTGCAACATAATAAATATTAAGTTCTTCATTTATTCTTAGATGAGAAAGATTGTTTTTTGGATTAGAAATCTCTTTTTTGGAAATAAAATCATTTGTCATTACAACTTGGTCATATTCTAAACCTTTTGATTTATGAGTTGTTGTAAATAAAATATCTGCATCTTCTTTTTTAGTAGTAAGTTTTTCTTTGATTTTTTTGTTTATGTCAAAGATATTATCTCCATAAGCATTAATAAATTTGATGACATTTAAATAATCTTGATTTTTTGTATCTTTTGCAAATTGTTCTAATTCATAGATTGACTCAAAATCTTTGATCTCATCTAGAGTAATTCTGTCATTCTTTTTTTGTTTTAGATAAAAAATAGAATAAACTGTTTGATTCATAAATGAGTATGAACCGTAACCACCTTCAAAATATATCTTTTTATCTTCTTGAATATAATGAACAATTTCTTGAACTAAACCAAATGTAGATCTTGAAATAACTGTAAATTGTTTGTTAAAATCAATTGCTTCTTCTCCAATTTTTGTCTCATTTTCTGTACCATTTATATTTAATGGTTTGGTATCATTTATTTTATATAAAGTATTTAGGTTTCGCTCTAAGGTTTTTGCATATGTATTTGAAAACCTGAAACTATGTGTTAGTTCATAACTAGGTAGTTCTATTTTATTTAAAGCATTTAGGGCATATCTAAAAGAGTATATTTGCTGAAAGGAATCTCCAACATATATTCTTCTACAGTTTTGAGCTTCTACAATACCAATCATTACATCTGAAATATCTTGTGCTTCATCTACTAAGATTAAATCGTATCCTAGGTTTGTACTAACTTTTTTATTTAGATAAAACATCTTTAGATAAAAATCATGTGTTGCATCTATTTGTTTGTTTTTCATAGCTGATAAAATATGTTTTAAATGTGCTAGGACTCTTGAACTATCTTTATTTATAAGCTCCAATATCTTAGCACTTAAATCAGACTGTTTTTTGTAAGAATCAAGAAGTTTACTATCTAATGCAATCAAAGAAGAGTTACAATAAAAATTAACCAAATCTTTTATTAGAGCAATATATTCAGGAATAGGGTAATACCCTTTTCTTTGATTGATTTTCTCTTCAAAGTCACATAAAATTCTTTCAATTACTTGTGCTTTTAAATCATGTGCTAGATTATATTGATAAGCTTGTATCTTACTATATGCTAGAGCATGAATAGTACTTATTTGCATATTGTTTAGATTGTATTCATGCAGTTTTTCTTGTAGAGAAATCTGTAGAGATTTGTTATATGCTAAATAAAGAATATTTAGATTTGAATTCTTTTTTGCATATTCTAAAAGGGTTGTTGTTTTTCCACTACCTGCAACTGCATTTATTTTAAAAGATGCTTCTTTTGCATTTATAATATTTTCTTGTTCTTTAGTTAAAATCATTTTGAAATTGTATCAATCCTTTCTAAATAAGTAATAAAAAATAGAAATAATTTAAGTATTTAGAGGGATTGTTATTACAAACTGTGCACCGCTGTGAGTTTTATCTTTATATGAGTACTGAATGTTTTTGGCCTTTATACTACCTTCTAGTTGTTTATGAATAATTTGATAAGTCATATATAAACCAATTCCAGTTCCTACTGATTCATGTTTTGTTGTGAAGTATGGTTCAAATATTTTGTTTAGAATATCTTCTTTGATTCCTTGACCATTATCTTTTATTACAATATAAGCATTATGTTTATCTTTGTAAAGTGTTAAAAATACGTAAGACTCTTCTTGTTGTATGTCATTGTTTTCTAATATTGCATCTTTTGAATTATTCAGAATATTAATTAAAGCTTGAATAATCAAGTTTTCATTCTGAGTTACTGTACATGGTTTTGTCTCAATGATTATTTTAATATTATTGTACTCAAATGAATCTCTTACTAATTGATTCACTTTATTTAATGTATCTACTAAGTCTACATCTTTTATTGCATCTACATTTGGTTTCAAGAAGTTTTTAAAGTCTTCAATAGTTTGAGATAAGTATTGTGCCGAATTATTGATATTATTCATTTGTGTTATAAGTGTTGACTCATCAAAGAATCCAAACTCTTTTTGTACTTTTATTCCTGTAGATATAGTACTGATTTGACTTAATGGTTGTCTCCATTGATGTGAGATATTTTCCAACATTTCACCAGTTGTTGATATTTTTGATTGTTGTAAAATAAGTGCTTCTTTTTCTTTTATATCACTTAGGTCAATGATTGTAGAAACTCTTAATTTACCTTCTTTTGTATCTATACTTTTTCCTCTAACTAAAGCAGGAAAAGTTTTGTCGTCAGATTTTAGAAGTAGTACTTCATAAGGTTCTGTAAAAGAAAGTTGTAGTTTTTCAAAAAGAATAGTTTGAGAAGACATATCGATTAAATCGCTAAGTTCTTTATTTTGTAGTTGTTTTTTTGTTTGATAATCAAAAAGACTTAAAGCTCCTTGATTTACATCTTGAATAACACCATCTTTTGAGATAATAATACCTTCCATTGTTGCATCTAGTATAGTCTGCATTTTATTATATGATTCTGTTAATTTCAGATTGTTTTTTCTTTGTACATATTGTCTATAAATTAAAAAAGAAAAAACTAATAAAACTAAAATGAAAGTTTCCCAAAATAGTTTATAATCAACTTTTTCTTCATATTTAACAGAAATATGTTTGTTTAGTAATTCTTGTTTTTTACTTTCACTTAGGTTATTGATTAGTTTATTTAGAATATTCTGAAGAAGTCTATTATCTTTTTGTACTGCCATATGTATATAAAGTTTTTCATCAAATTTACTACCTATTTTTAATTCAGCAGGATAGTCTTTTTGAATTTTGTATGCAATTACTGGAAGTGCGTCAATAACTCCAAATAACTCACTCTTTTCTACTTTTTCTAGACCTTTATCAATACTGTCTATTTCTACAAAATCAAGATTCTTATATTTATTTTTTAGAATCTCACTATAACTATAATTTTTTACAATACCAACTTTTTTATTTTTTAGATCTCTTATATTTATAATAAAAGGAGTACTATTTTTTGTTGATAGAACTAAAGGTGTATTTATATATGATTCTGTGAAGTTCATGATTTTTTCTCTATCTTTTGTTTTTACAACCATTGATAATAAATCACACTCTTTATTTTTGAATTCCTTTATAGATTGTGACCAAGAATTTGTTTTAATTAATTGTATTGGAGTATTTATCTTTTCTGCGAATTCTTTTAGAATATATTTTGTTATACCTTCTATTTGGCCTTTTTCATTTATCTTTTCAAAAGGCATCCATCTAGGATCAATACATAAATTAATAGCTTTTTTATTTTGTAAATAGTTTTTTTCTGTATTAGATATATTCACAACGTCAATATTCAGCTCTTTTAATTCTAAAATCCACTTGTTTGTAAGTTTGTCAATTTCATGAATTGCTATAC contains the following coding sequences:
- a CDS encoding amino acid ABC transporter permease, whose protein sequence is MNTFDIDYTLGIFPILLKYVDITLSMAFISTAIALIIAVLIAIIKTFNTKVLSQIADVYISFFRGTPLLVQLFLLYYGLPQIFPSFSSLDAYTASILGLSLHFSAYMAEAIRGAISSIEKGQFEAAESLGMSQTQTFIYIILPQAIRVAIPSLMNNFIDLLKSTSLAFTLGVPEIMAKAQLEASSSFKYFESFLAVALVYWALVVSFGYLQKLLEKKLNKAYSK
- a CDS encoding amino acid ABC transporter substrate-binding protein — its product is MKKITLAFITMLSLLFVACDSKDATSTENTKIIKVGTSGGYYPFTYFENDKLQGFEIDVWNAIGEKLNSEIEFKTSKFSGLFGMLETSKIDTISNQITMTDKRIEKYNFATPYVYDGAQIIVHNETAEISSLDDLKGKKLGVGLGTNYADIVRAYDKNNEIEIITYEGNGFQQDVKLKRIDAYIEDRTSAVEAIKKGNLPLKLVGEPIKVLVNSFPFLKNEKSSELLNDVNKAIDQLRADGTLKNISMKWFNTDITKK
- a CDS encoding UvrD-helicase domain-containing protein is translated as MILTKEQENIINAKEASFKINAVAGSGKTTTLLEYAKKNSNLNILYLAYNKSLQISLQEKLHEYNLNNMQISTIHALAYSKIQAYQYNLAHDLKAQVIERILCDFEEKINQRKGYYPIPEYIALIKDLVNFYCNSSLIALDSKLLDSYKKQSDLSAKILELINKDSSRVLAHLKHILSAMKNKQIDATHDFYLKMFYLNKKVSTNLGYDLILVDEAQDISDVMIGIVEAQNCRRIYVGDSFQQIYSFRYALNALNKIELPSYELTHSFRFSNTYAKTLERNLNTLYKINDTKPLNINGTENETKIGEEAIDFNKQFTVISRSTFGLVQEIVHYIQEDKKIYFEGGYGSYSFMNQTVYSIFYLKQKKNDRITLDEIKDFESIYELEQFAKDTKNQDYLNVIKFINAYGDNIFDINKKIKEKLTTKKEDADILFTTTHKSKGLEYDQVVMTNDFISKKEISNPKNNLSHLRINEELNIYYVAATRAKKAIDLSSLNLNYTYKEGDEATSHTKSKYTKKTSQKKMKNMQEEWLKKNRIKKVNAF
- a CDS encoding transporter substrate-binding domain-containing protein gives rise to the protein MKSLLRLLTALLFFLLFSHAYASDHKPKELFTQEELEYIYSSPVIKIGMISNFKPFSFIENKKHQGYTKDLLEKISYISGLNFDIYTEKWNVILKDFKENKTDMVSEISLTNERKKFALFTNPYYEIPTFIFGLKNDKNYKTIADLKGKNVGISYSIYYKDQLKQQGINVIEYVSSNEKAKALALGKIDYFLASYTSGKKAVIAQSITSIKPLDEFTGIKKEDLRFGIKKIDLMLYNIIKKSLNSIAIHEIDKLTNKWILELKELNIDVVNISNTEKNYLQNKKAINLCIDPRWMPFEKINEKGQIEGITKYILKEFAEKINTPIQLIKTNSWSQSIKEFKNKECDLLSMVVKTKDREKIMNFTESYINTPLVLSTKNSTPFIINIRDLKNKKVGIVKNYSYSEILKNKYKNLDFVEIDSIDKGLEKVEKSELFGVIDALPVIAYKIQKDYPAELKIGSKFDEKLYIHMAVQKDNRLLQNILNKLINNLSESKKQELLNKHISVKYEEKVDYKLFWETFILVLLVFSFLIYRQYVQRKNNLKLTESYNKMQTILDATMEGIIISKDGVIQDVNQGALSLFDYQTKKQLQNKELSDLIDMSSQTILFEKLQLSFTEPYEVLLLKSDDKTFPALVRGKSIDTKEGKLRVSTIIDLSDIKEKEALILQQSKISTTGEMLENISHQWRQPLSQISTISTGIKVQKEFGFFDESTLITQMNNINNSAQYLSQTIEDFKNFLKPNVDAIKDVDLVDTLNKVNQLVRDSFEYNNIKIIIETKPCTVTQNENLIIQALINILNNSKDAILENNDIQQEESYVFLTLYKDKHNAYIVIKDNGQGIKEDILNKIFEPYFTTKHESVGTGIGLYMTYQIIHKQLEGSIKAKNIQYSYKDKTHSGAQFVITIPLNT